In Oryctolagus cuniculus chromosome X, mOryCun1.1, whole genome shotgun sequence, a single window of DNA contains:
- the LOC100349954 gene encoding olfactory receptor 10A4-like, which translates to MTQISEIILLGFGDLHGLQFFLFGLFLAIYVMTLMGNVVILTVVSADHSLHMPMYFFLGHFSFLEIGYTTTIEPIMLRTLLSTHVSISFQACACQFYFFAALVATECFFLAVMSYDRYIAICNPLHYTSLMDYWSCLRLAGASWLAGFLAPILLVILVFRLTFCLANEIDHFFCDLKPIMKLACTDTRVAEMTSFLCTTLFALGPFLLTLASYIHIISTILRIPSATGKQRAFSTCSSHLTVVSLYYGTLGIVYGFPLGPQYEDILKLLSLLYTVLTPALNPIIYTLRNKDVKEALRKWVQ; encoded by the coding sequence ATGACTCAAATTTCAGAAATTATCCTTTTGGGTTTTGGTGATCTTCATGgccttcagttttttctttttgggcTATTTCTGGCCATCTATGTGATGACTCTCATGGGCAACGTTGTGATCCTAACTGTAGTATCAGCCGATCACTCCCTTCACATgcccatgtatttttttcttggtcACTTTTCCTTCCTAGAGATTGGCTACACCACTACCATTGAGCCCATAATGCTGAGGACACTGCTATCAACCCATGTATCTATTTCCTTCCAAGCCTGTGCctgccagttttatttttttgctgcCCTGGTGGCTACAGAATGCTTCTTCCTGGCTGTAATGTCTTATGATCGCTACATAGCCATCTGTAACCCACTTCATTACACCAGCCTCATGGACTACTGGAGCTGTTTACGACTAGCTGGTGCCTCTTGGTTGGCTGGATTTCTGGCCCCCATCCTTCTTGTGATTCTTGTTTTTCGCTTAACATTCTGTTTGGCCAATGAGATTGACCACTTCTTCTGTGATTTGAAACCTATTATGAAACTGGCCTGTACTGATACTCGAGTAGCTGAAATGACCTCTTTTTTATGCACCACTTTATTTGCCCTTGGACCCTTCTTGCTGACCCTGGCTTCTTATATACACATCATCTCCACTATCCTAAGGATTCCTTCTGCCACGGGGAAGCAGCGGGCCTTCTCTACCTGTTCTTCTCATCTGACAGTGGTCAGTCTCTACTATGGGACGCTTGGGATTGTCTATGGCTTCCCACTGGGGCCTCAGTACGAAGACATACTTAAGTTACTTTCCCTTCTGTACACGGTGCTTACCCCTGCCCTCAACCCTATCATTTACACCCTACGGAACAAGGATGTGAAAGAAGCCCTGAGAAAATGGGTGCAATGA